Genomic window (Caldinitratiruptor microaerophilus):
TGCGCTCGCCGGGCTTGACCGTGATCCGGGAGGGCTCGAAGCCCATCTTGGCCCCGTTCTCGATGGCCGCCACCCGGATCTCCCGGGGGCCTGCCCCGGCGCCCGCTGCGGTGGCGCCGGGCTCCCTGCCGCAGGCGCTGAGAAGGCTCGCCCCGAGAACCGTCAAGATGAGTGCGGTCTGTATCTTCACGAACCCATACCTCCGAGGAGTTGTGTCCTTTCGGATGCGGTCAGGCGGGTCAGGCCCGCACGGGCGGGGTCTGCCCGGCCGGCCGGGCGGGGCGCGCCGGCCGCAGGTAGAGGCCCCCGGCCACGAGCAGGTAACCGAGGTGGGCGATCACCTGCACCAGGCTGGGGCTGGAGTCGTACCCGAAGAGCGCCGCGAGGAGCCGGCCCACGGTGCCGGTGTCGCTCACGATGTCGTACGTGTCCCACACGTGGGGGATGATCGGCGGCACCAAGCCGACCTCATGAAGCTCCTTGAACGCGTTCGACAGGAGCCCCGCCGCGAACAGGATCAGGAGGAGTCCGGTGTACAGGAAGAAGCGCCGCAGGTCCAGACGGACCGAGCCGCGGTAGAGGAGGTATCCCAGGAAGGCGGCCACCGCCAGGCCGAGCACCCCGAGGCCGGAGTAGGTCACGCCGCTCCCCGCCTGCATGGCCCCGGCCGCCAGGAACAGGACGGTTTCGAGCCCCTCCCGGACGACCACGGAGAAGGCGAGGACGCCGAGGGCGATGCGCGAGCCCCGCGAGAGGGCCTCGTCCACCTCGCGGTGCAGCTGGGCCTTGAGGTGCCGGGCGTGGGACCCCATCCAGAACACCATGTAGGTGAGCACGCCGACGGCCAGGAACATCGCAGCGGCCTCGAAGATGTCCATGGCGGCGCCGCTCAGTTCGCCCACGGTGCCCATGATCGCCAACCCGCCGCCCACGCTCAGGGCCAGGGCCGCGGCCACGCCGGCCCAGATGGGGGCCAGGCCGTCCGGCCGCCCGATCTTGTGCAGGTAGGCGACCAGGATGCCGATGATCAGTGCCGCCTCGAGCCCCTCACGCAGGGTGATGATGAAGGCGTAGATGGGGGCCACCTCCCGTGAGAATGATTCTCAGCATCACCGCAGCCCGGTTCTTATGGTAGCCATGGCACGGGCCTATCGTCAAGCGATCAAATGTGTCACTCGAGCATAGACCAGGCCGGGTGGCGGACCGATCCGCAGCCGGTTCCCGCGGGCGGTTGCGCCGGGGCGGGACTGATCGGCGCGGCAGCCTGCCCACCTGACGCCGGCCTGCCCGGCCGCGCCGGCTGGTGTCCCGGCTGCCGGCACCGGTCGCCATCCGCCGGGACGACGTGCGCTTTCTGCACGCCGGGTGGCGCGCAGAAATCGCGCTTTGGCGCCCACGAACCGCCCGAATCGGCGACGTACCGGGGCCAACTGGCACATCCTGCACGGCTGCGCCGCTGCAGACGCGGCCAACGCGCGAAAACTGCCCCCCCACCCCGGGGGTAGCCAGTGCACGTTGGCTCGGAGGCGGATCGGGAGCCCGGCCCCGCCGGCCCCCCGGCCCTCCGCCGGGGCGCCGGCGGTCGGCGGTGGCCGGGGGCAGGCAGCGGCGGGTCCGATCTCGAACCATTACGGCGCCATGGAGCATGGCACCACCGAGTGCGTCGCCACGGAATGCGTCGCCACGGGGTGCGTCACCACGGAATCGGAGGGATCTCCATGAAATACGCGGCCTTCATCCACTACGTCGCGGACCAGGACAAGGTCCAGTCCGTGCGGCCCGCCCACCGGGAGTACCTCAGCCGGGTCAAGGCGCAGGGCAAGCTGTGGGCTTCCGGCCCGTTCACCGACGGTAGCGGCGCCCTGATCATCTACGAGGCGGAGAGCGAGGAGGAGGCCCGCCGGCTGCTGGAGGACGACCCGTTCCACAAGAGCGGCGTCTTCGCCTCCTGGGAGCTTCGCCCCTGGCAGCAGGTGTTCTGAAGCCGTACGGAGCGCCGGAGGCCGGCCGGACCGCAGTCCGGGCAGGTCGTGGCGGCCGGGAAGGCCAGCCAGGCCTTGCCACGGAGGACGCGATGGACGTGGCGGGCATACGGCACCCGCGGTCTGTCCTTCGAGTCAGCGGAGGATCTCCCAGACCCTGCGCTTCTCCTCCAGCCGGGCGACGTCGGCCGCCGGCAGCGGGTGCGGCCGGTCCGGCACCTCGATCTGCCGCTCGGGCTCGAAGAGCTCGGTGGAGAAGTAGCGCCGGCCGTCGTCGTTGACCATGGTCACGATGAGCCGGAACTCCGGGTGCGCCCGCGCCACCTTGAGCACGGCGGCCACGTTGCACCCGCTCGAGATGCCGCAGAAGATGCCCTCCCGGCGGCTGAGCTGTTTCGCCATCTCGATGGACTCGTCCGAGGTGGTGGTCACCACCCCGTCGATCAGGTCCAGGTCGAGGTTCTTGGGCACGAACCCGTCGCCGATCCCTTCGATCTTGTGCGAGCCCCACCCGCCGCCGGAGAGGATGGCGCACTCGGCGGGCTCGACGGCGTAGATCCGGACGGCAGGGTTCTTCTCCTTCAGGAAGCGCGCCACCCCGGAGAGCGTGCCGCCGGTGCCCTGGCTGGCGACGAACGCGTCCACCCGGCCTTCGGTCTGCTCCCAGATCTCCGGGCCGGTGGTGAGGTAATGGGCCTCGACGTTGTCATCGTTGTCGAACTGGCCGACCTCCCAGTACTTGCCCGGCTCCCTCGCCTTCAGCTCACGGACCTTTGCCAGGACGAGGTCGACGTCGCTCTCCGCCCCGGGGGTGAGGATCAGCTCCGCCCCGTAGGCCCGGATCGCCTTCTTGCGCTCCTCGGACATGCCCGCCGGCATGACGATGACCACCGGGTAGCCCAGCGCGGCGCCGGCGGCGGCCGTGGCGATGCCGGTGTTGCCCGTCGTCCCCTCGATGAGGGTCATGCCCGGCCGGAGCTCGCCCCGGGCCTCCGCCCGGGCGATCATGTGGCGGAGGATCCGGTCCTTGAGGCTTCCGGACGGGCTGAAGTACTCGATCTTGGCCGCGACGGTCGCACCGATACCCTCGGTGACCCGCCGCAGCCGCACGAGGGGCGTGTACCCCGCCGTGTCGAGGATGCTGTCCAGCATCCGGGCCCGTGACTGCCAGTTGAGCACCGCAACCACTCCCTCCGGGTTTCCGTGCTTAGCCCGGCGTACGGGGGAGAAACCGGCCATGGCCGGCCTCGCCCGCGAACTGCCCGTCCGCCGCCACGGCGCGTCGCCGCATCAGGATGCAACGTGCCGCGCTGTCCCGCGCAACCAGGTCGGTGCCGGTGCCGGGGGTTACGACGCCCTCACGGGGTACCGCTCCCGGCCGAAGGCCCCGGGCGCGACCGCCCGGGGCCTCGTGGTGGCAAGCGAAACGCTCACGGTTCGTCGTGCCGGTACGTGACGTCGCTCCGGGCCGGCTCGTGCAGGTCCTCGCCCTGCCGGCGGGCCGGGTTCGTGCTGGAGACCCGGAAGTCCAGCGTCCGGAGCATGGCCTCCTCCTGGGTCCGGGGCATGTCTCCGGCGAACTGGTCGAGCCGTGACGGCTTCGCCCGCTTGTTGGGAGCATTCCGGGCACGGCCGGGGTCTTCGCCGCGAGTCTCGCTCAAGACGGATCGCCACCTCCGGCATGAACGGCGTTCACTCCGGTGGTCCCTGCCGTAGTATGGCCGCGGCGGGTGCCCCGGCAGTCGGCGGGGACGCCGCCCGCTAGCGGATGGCGATGGCCACCGGCGGCCGGGGCGCCGGGCGGGCGATGAGGTAGCCCTGCGCCAGATCGACCCCGATCCGGCGCAGGGCGTCGAGTTCTGCCCGCGTCTCGACCCCCTCGGCCACCACCTGCACCCCCACCCGGCGGGCGAAGTGCACCAGACCGGCCGCCAGGGCCTCCTGCCACGGACTCCGGTCGATGCCCCGCACGATCTCCATGTCCAGCTTGATGTAGTCCGGCTTGACCGCCAGGAGGGCCCGGAGACCCGAGTCGCCCGCCCCAAGGTCGTCGATGGCGACGAGACCTCCCATCCGGCGGAAGCCCTCCAGCGCCTCCAGGAAGTCCGGGCTCCGGTTGAGGACGGTGCGCTCGGTCACCTCGAGAACGATCTCGGAGGCGTGGACCCCGCTCCGAAGGAGTTCGGAGAGGGGACAGGAGCGATCGGCGATCGGGACCCGGGCGTCGACGTTGAGGAAGAGCTTCGTCCCGGACGGCAAGAGGCGCTGCTTGGCCTGGAGCGCTGTGGCCCGGGCGAGACGCTCCAGCACGTAGAGCACGCCCGCTTCCTCCGCCGCCCTGTAGAAGCGGTCCGGGCGCTCGACCTCCGTCCCGCGGGGCCCGCGCAGGAGCCCCTCGTACCCGACCACGGCCCCGGTGGCCAGGGACACGATGGGCTGGAAGTGTACGGAGACCTGTCGCCGGGTGAGCACCCGGAGGACGGTGAGCGGCCCGTGGTCGATCGCCGGCAGGGCGCTGTCCGCGCTGCGGGAGCCCGCCGCGCCCACGCTGAGGAGCACGTGGACCGGCCCGCCCGACGTGAGGAACTCGACCGCATGGAACGTGACCGGGCGCGAGACGAACGCCTCGCCCGGCCGCACGAGCTGCGGGACCGTCACCGTCGCCTCGTGGCCCCGGTCGCTGAGGCGGGAGGCGCCGCCCGCCGCCACGAGGTTGGCCAGTTCGGCGACCACGCTCTCGGCCATGGAGG
Coding sequences:
- the efeU gene encoding iron uptake transporter permease EfeU; its protein translation is MAPIYAFIITLREGLEAALIIGILVAYLHKIGRPDGLAPIWAGVAAALALSVGGGLAIMGTVGELSGAAMDIFEAAAMFLAVGVLTYMVFWMGSHARHLKAQLHREVDEALSRGSRIALGVLAFSVVVREGLETVLFLAAGAMQAGSGVTYSGLGVLGLAVAAFLGYLLYRGSVRLDLRRFFLYTGLLLILFAAGLLSNAFKELHEVGLVPPIIPHVWDTYDIVSDTGTVGRLLAALFGYDSSPSLVQVIAHLGYLLVAGGLYLRPARPARPAGQTPPVRA
- a CDS encoding YciI family protein produces the protein MKYAAFIHYVADQDKVQSVRPAHREYLSRVKAQGKLWASGPFTDGSGALIIYEAESEEEARRLLEDDPFHKSGVFASWELRPWQQVF
- the cysK gene encoding cysteine synthase A, which produces MLNWQSRARMLDSILDTAGYTPLVRLRRVTEGIGATVAAKIEYFSPSGSLKDRILRHMIARAEARGELRPGMTLIEGTTGNTGIATAAAGAALGYPVVIVMPAGMSEERKKAIRAYGAELILTPGAESDVDLVLAKVRELKAREPGKYWEVGQFDNDDNVEAHYLTTGPEIWEQTEGRVDAFVASQGTGGTLSGVARFLKEKNPAVRIYAVEPAECAILSGGGWGSHKIEGIGDGFVPKNLDLDLIDGVVTTTSDESIEMAKQLSRREGIFCGISSGCNVAAVLKVARAHPEFRLIVTMVNDDGRRYFSTELFEPERQIEVPDRPHPLPAADVARLEEKRRVWEILR
- a CDS encoding EAL domain-containing protein, with the translated sequence MPHSFVDLFLEAALSALANMTGGPVKAGPQSRVQLQAAPDDVSALVAVVGRVSGLILTSTSRETATRLSGDARDGSPSSMAESVVAELANLVAAGGASRLSDRGHEATVTVPQLVRPGEAFVSRPVTFHAVEFLTSGGPVHVLLSVGAAGSRSADSALPAIDHGPLTVLRVLTRRQVSVHFQPIVSLATGAVVGYEGLLRGPRGTEVERPDRFYRAAEEAGVLYVLERLARATALQAKQRLLPSGTKLFLNVDARVPIADRSCPLSELLRSGVHASEIVLEVTERTVLNRSPDFLEALEGFRRMGGLVAIDDLGAGDSGLRALLAVKPDYIKLDMEIVRGIDRSPWQEALAAGLVHFARRVGVQVVAEGVETRAELDALRRIGVDLAQGYLIARPAPRPPVAIAIR